A stretch of DNA from Methanogenium sp. S4BF:
CACTGGGAATTCCGGTCTACCGTGGCCCCCGGCATGCTGCCGACCTCGGGATGATGCTGAGCCTGCTGGGGACGATGGAGTTTTCCCGCACGGTGCCTGCCGATGAGTTTCTCATCCTCATCCGGGAAGAAGAGGCGAGAAACCGCCTCAAAGAGATGGAGGAGGAAGCATCCTGTGCCTTTATGCTCCGGGGATGCCGTATTGGCGGAACATCGCGGATGAAGGTGCTTGCTGAAATTATGGATGCCCACCGCGTGCCTGATATCCGTGCCACAGCAGAGCGGTTTCTGGCCGCAGGAGCTGACATCATTGATCTCGGTTTTGGATTTGATGCGACTGCAGCAGATGTCAAACGGGTCTTTGCAGCTTTGCGGGACCTCCCTGTGCCGCTTGCCGCCGATACGCAGGATCCGGCACTCATTTGTGCTGCTCTTCCTGACGCTGACATCATACTCTCCCTGCAGGAGGAGAATATCCCGTGTGTGGCTGCTGCGGTGGTGGCTGCCGGTGCGGCAGCGGTGGTGGTGCCCGGAGATGCGTCTCTTGCAGAGAATATCCGGGCGGCAGAGGCGGCAGGCATCTCCCGGATTATTGCAGATCCGCTGCTGCAGCCGGCAGGCAGCGGTCTTGTCTCATCTCTCTCTTCGTTTGCGGAGGGGCGCCATCCTGTCTTTTTCGGGGCGGGTAATGTCACCGAACTCATCGATGCGGACTCGGTGGGGATGAACGCCCTTCTGGCTGCGATGGCACATGAATGTCATGCGGCGGTGCTCTTCACCAGTGAACACTCCGACAAGACGCAGGGGAGTGTGCGGGAGATGCGGCGTGCTGCCGAGATGATGGCGCTCATGGGTGACCGGCCGTACCCGAAAGATCTGGGTCTCTCGCTCTTCTGCATCAAGGAGAAGCGCCGCCGTCATGAACCGGCTATTCCCCGTGAAATGACCTGTGATGTGCCGCCCGTTCCTGAAGAACTGGTCTTTGACCCTCGTGGGAATCTGAGGATCGGTATTGAGGACGGGTGGATCATTGCGGAGCACAAAGGGATGGCCTTCCGTGGCAAAAAATGGGATGAAGTATTCCATGCCATTCTCTCTGACGGCCGTGTCTCCCTCATGGATCACGCGGCCTATTTGGGAAAAGAGCTCTATAAGGCGGAACTCTCACTTCGCTTTGGACGGAGTTTTGAGCAGGACGGGGAGTTCTAACTCTCCCTTTGGTTCATTTTTCGTGGGGGGCGTGGATCACAAGTGTCGCTATCGGGCTTTCGGTAACAACCGAGGTGCTCACACTGCCCAGAAGAAACCGCTTTGTTCTGCCCTTTCCTGCAGATCCAAGGATGATAAGGTCCGCACCTATCTCCTTTGCGGTCTCGATAATCTCGTCCCGCGGGTCCCCGATGACCATGTGGGGGACGATCGTTACCCCGGCATCGGTGGCGATTTGTGTTGCCTCTGCAAGCATCACTTCTGCTTCACGCTCAAGCATACCAATCCAGTGCTCTGAACGGGGTTCGACGACACCGATCTGTGGGTCAACGATGGTGGATGCGTAATACCGGGGATTTACCACGTAGATGGCATGTACCGTTGCATCCCAGAGGGGTGCATTGGCGACTGCTGTCCTCAATGCCTCACGACCGAATTCTGAACCGTCGTATGCAACGAGTAGTGTTTTAAAGACCATTTTCTCTTCTCCTCTCTTCTGGTATTCACTATATCTTTCGCCATTATCAAGATATCTGCCTGAATCTGCCCGGAGACGGTTATTGTGATACCATTATGTCGGGTCTCTGCCTACATATATGACATAAATGGAGATTCGCGGCATCAGAAGGGAATGTCTGGACACCCTTCGGGCAGTGGGGAAAAGCCAGCACCCCAGGGAATTTGTGGCAGTTCTGCGGGAGACAGACGGGATTATCGAGGAGTTTGATCTGGCACCCGGAACCGTTGTCACTGAGCAGAGCGCCGGATTCTCTTTTGAGATGATGCCGCTTGATGTTCATACGGCCGGGAGTGCTCATTCCCACCCCAGCGGTCCCCTGCGACCGTCAGATGCGGATCTGCGGTTCTTCGGGAGAATGGGGAAGTACCATCTCATCTTCGGCCCGCCCTACGGGGAAGGCGACTGGCGGGTATTCCGCCGTGACGGGACACCGGCAGAACTCGGGGTGATTGAATGAAACGGGTGGTTGCAACCGGCACGTTTGACATTCTCCACCCCGGTCACATCTACTATCTTGAGAGGTCCCGGGCACTGGGTGACGAACTGCATGTCATCGTAGCCCGTGATGCAAATGTGAAGCACAAACCGGCGCCGGTTGTGCCCGAAGAGCAGCGGCTCTGCATGATCCAGTCCCTTGCCGTGGTGGATGACGCACGGCTGGGCGACAGTGAGGATATGTTCCGGCCGATTGAAGAGATCAGTCCTGCCATCATCACCCTTGGATTCAACCAGCATTTTTCAGAGGATTCTCTCAGAACAGCGCTCCGTTCCCGTGGCATTGAGGCTGAGGTGGTCCGCATCGGCGCCTATGAAGGCCCCGGATATGCGGGTTCACGCCTGATTATGCAGCGGATTCTTGAGACCCGTTGTTCCGGTGAAGGCAAAGAAACTGATAATACGGACTGAGGAGGAGATGAATATATGGCAGATGCGGAAAAGAACGAAAAATCAGATGGTGCAGAACAGATTGAATATGAAACGGTGACCTGCCGGCACTGTGACGGGTATGGCTGCACGTACTGCAACAAGACGGGATCTGTTCAGGTGAGAAAACCGGCAAAACTCTGTCCCGCCTGCGGAGGCGACTGCTGCATCTACTGCGGGTATACCGGATGGGAAGATCCCCGCGGAAAATATGATTGATTTTTAAAATTCTCTCATCCCCCATTAGATCCAGCAATACCGCCGGTTGTGAGGAGTTGTTGGAGACAATCACATTATTTTTAGAGTCTAAAGCATATGGAAAAACCGAAATTAGCCTATATATCCGTAATACTGGCTATGATAATTCTTTTTTGGCATGCTTCTATCTGCTGGCATATCTCAATGCATATTCAGAAGTTTATCCTGAAAAAACCTGGAATCAATCTGAATTGAATGAATCCCAATTGTCTCATTTAAATGATATTGGGGGGCAAATATTACGATGGCGGAGTATTCTGAATTGATTTATCCGGAGTATTTTGATGAAATGCTGCCTGAACTACGATGTTGGATGGAAAGTACAACAATGGAATGGCCAAAAAAATGATAAAATAGTGATTGGCACCGTTTTGAAGAATCAGACCTGCCCATAATTATTTTTCAGAAGTATTTCTGTTATTTGTAAGAGTGATCATACATCTGCCTACCGGCCCTCCCTATTCAATATTATTTTCCTTCTGTGCAGCTCTGCTGTTTTTCCATCTCCGTTTGCCCCAGATATACACCGCAACAATGGCGACAATGATGATGCCTGCCCCGGCGATGCCGGAGATGATGCCTGATTCCACCAGTGACATAATAAATCCCGCTGAAAGGGCGATGGCAGATGCCGAGATGAGGGAGCCGACGGCGACACTGATGAGAATCTTGAGGTAATCCATCCCCAGCATCCGTCCGATGAGGGAGGCGGCCACTCCTCCGGATCCTTCGAAGGGGATCATCACAAAGAATGCGAGGCCCACGGTTGAGATATGCTCGATGATGGGAAACCGGTCAAACTGTTCGCGGCCGGTGGCCATGAAGCGTTCCGCCCAGTGGCCGAACCACGGAATCCGGAGGGCCAGGGGGAAGTTCCAGATGATGAAGAGTGCACCCATCAGGTCAAAGAGCATGATGGAGAAGGCAGCAAGCCACCACGGCAGACCTGATACCACCATCAGTGGGATGACGGTCTCTTTTCCGGCAGGGGGGAAGAGGTAGGCAAGGCCAAGAGCCCCGAATGTCCAGAAGAGTGCTCTGGGGAGGGCGAGATAGAGAATGCCAAGGTAGAGCATCAGTACAGCGAACGGAAAGATGACATAGAATATGTGCCAGCTGTGGATGGTTGGATTCCTGCGCATCTCACCGCACCACTGCAATGCCCGTTTCATCTCTCTCCTCTGTTTGCGTTCTGTATGGCGTTCCACCAGTGGTTGCGCTCTATGATAACCCAGTATCTGCGGAGGTCTGCTTCTGCACTCTGGTATTCGGGATAGTGTGCAGCGACTTCAGACCAGAATGCAGGGGAATGGTTCAGTTCTTTTCGGTGTGCAAGTTCATGCACTACGATATAATCCATCAGATGTGGCGGCAGGGCATATACCTTTAGGTTTAGATTGAGGTTGCCTGCTGATGAACAGCTGCCCCAGCGGGTTTTCTGCATCCGAATGGTGCAGCGGCCGAAAGAGACCCCCATCCCCTCTGCACGGGCGCCAACCGATGGGGTGACCAGTGCACGGAATTCATCTGTCAGGTGCTGCCTGAGGGCGAGGGGGTCCGGAGCGGTAACTGCCTGCTCTGCATGGTCGATACGGCAACGTTCTCCTGCCCGGACTGTGTACCAGGCGCCGGACAAGAG
This window harbors:
- a CDS encoding dihydropteroate synthase-like protein, which gives rise to MRVLLPTGTIAEKIVRRAAAGFDADVVVTGEIASFLTPERLCAMAQGGWYDAVIISGMCTASFAPAEEALGIPVYRGPRHAADLGMMLSLLGTMEFSRTVPADEFLILIREEEARNRLKEMEEEASCAFMLRGCRIGGTSRMKVLAEIMDAHRVPDIRATAERFLAAGADIIDLGFGFDATAADVKRVFAALRDLPVPLAADTQDPALICAALPDADIILSLQEENIPCVAAAVVAAGAAAVVVPGDASLAENIRAAEAAGISRIIADPLLQPAGSGLVSSLSSFAEGRHPVFFGAGNVTELIDADSVGMNALLAAMAHECHAAVLFTSEHSDKTQGSVREMRRAAEMMALMGDRPYPKDLGLSLFCIKEKRRRHEPAIPREMTCDVPPVPEELVFDPRGNLRIGIEDGWIIAEHKGMAFRGKKWDEVFHAILSDGRVSLMDHAAYLGKELYKAELSLRFGRSFEQDGEF
- a CDS encoding universal stress protein: MVFKTLLVAYDGSEFGREALRTAVANAPLWDATVHAIYVVNPRYYASTIVDPQIGVVEPRSEHWIGMLEREAEVMLAEATQIATDAGVTIVPHMVIGDPRDEIIETAKEIGADLIILGSAGKGRTKRFLLGSVSTSVVTESPIATLVIHAPHEK
- a CDS encoding Mov34/MPN/PAD-1 family protein, producing MEIRGIRRECLDTLRAVGKSQHPREFVAVLRETDGIIEEFDLAPGTVVTEQSAGFSFEMMPLDVHTAGSAHSHPSGPLRPSDADLRFFGRMGKYHLIFGPPYGEGDWRVFRRDGTPAELGVIE
- a CDS encoding FAD synthase — translated: MKRVVATGTFDILHPGHIYYLERSRALGDELHVIVARDANVKHKPAPVVPEEQRLCMIQSLAVVDDARLGDSEDMFRPIEEISPAIITLGFNQHFSEDSLRTALRSRGIEAEVVRIGAYEGPGYAGSRLIMQRILETRCSGEGKETDNTD
- a CDS encoding small multi-drug export protein, whose protein sequence is MKRALQWCGEMRRNPTIHSWHIFYVIFPFAVLMLYLGILYLALPRALFWTFGALGLAYLFPPAGKETVIPLMVVSGLPWWLAAFSIMLFDLMGALFIIWNFPLALRIPWFGHWAERFMATGREQFDRFPIIEHISTVGLAFFVMIPFEGSGGVAASLIGRMLGMDYLKILISVAVGSLISASAIALSAGFIMSLVESGIISGIAGAGIIIVAIVAVYIWGKRRWKNSRAAQKENNIE
- a CDS encoding SprT family zinc-dependent metalloprotease: MKSEAGEYPVIINRKPVRRARMQVMADGTLRITAPQGFDAAGFIAAKKDWIAARQAEMDQIAAAHTAAPDQMLLSGAWYTVRAGERCRIDHAEQAVTAPDPLALRQHLTDEFRALVTPSVGARAEGMGVSFGRCTIRMQKTRWGSCSSAGNLNLNLKVYALPPHLMDYIVVHELAHRKELNHSPAFWSEVAAHYPEYQSAEADLRRYWVIIERNHWWNAIQNANRGER